In Streptomyces seoulensis, the following are encoded in one genomic region:
- a CDS encoding WhiB family transcriptional regulator has translation MQLEAHAPSVPPSQAITQLGSTEDPALLPLTALTALDDAIENLGVPVPCRSYDPEVFFAESPADVEYAKSLCRTCPLVEACLAGAKERREPWGVWGGELFVQGVVVARKRPRGRPRKNPVTA, from the coding sequence GTGCAACTCGAAGCGCACGCCCCGTCAGTACCGCCTTCACAAGCGATCACTCAGCTCGGCTCCACGGAGGACCCCGCCTTGCTCCCCCTCACCGCGCTCACCGCGCTCGACGACGCCATCGAGAACCTCGGCGTGCCCGTCCCCTGCCGTTCCTACGACCCGGAGGTCTTCTTCGCCGAGTCGCCGGCCGATGTCGAGTACGCCAAGTCGCTCTGCCGCACCTGCCCGCTGGTCGAGGCGTGCCTCGCCGGGGCCAAGGAGCGCCGGGAGCCCTGGGGTGTCTGGGGTGGGGAGCTGTTCGTGCAGGGCGTCGTCGTCGCCCGGAAGCGGCCGCGTGGCCGTCCGCGCAAGAACCCGGTCACGGCATGA
- the nudC gene encoding NAD(+) diphosphatase, translating to MTTRTDHTADRPISLTAPSGIDRAAHHRLDEAWLAAAWSHPTTRCFVVSGGQVLIDETPDGRTELVMTPSFEAPLTEAHRYFLGEDEDGVSYFALQKDSLPGRIDQSARPAGLREAGLLLSPRDAGLMVHAVGLENWQRTHRFCSRCGERTVIAAAGHIRRCPACGAEHYPRTDPAVIMAVTDGQDRILLGRQVHWPEGRFSTLAGFVEPGESIEQSVRREVFEEAGITVGEVEYVASQPWPFPSSLMLGFFAHATSTEIDADGEEIEEARWFSRDELGAAFESGEVLPPYGISIAARLIEMWYGKPLPTRSAF from the coding sequence GTGACCACCCGGACCGACCACACCGCTGACCGACCCATCTCGCTCACCGCCCCGAGCGGCATCGACCGAGCCGCCCACCACCGGCTCGACGAAGCCTGGCTCGCGGCGGCGTGGAGCCACCCCACGACCCGCTGCTTCGTGGTCTCCGGCGGCCAGGTGCTCATCGACGAGACGCCCGACGGGCGCACCGAACTCGTCATGACCCCCTCCTTCGAGGCCCCCCTCACCGAGGCCCACCGCTACTTCCTGGGCGAGGACGAGGACGGCGTCAGCTACTTCGCGCTCCAGAAGGACTCGCTGCCCGGCCGCATCGACCAGTCCGCCCGCCCCGCCGGACTGCGCGAGGCGGGCCTGCTGCTCTCCCCGCGCGACGCCGGGCTGATGGTGCACGCGGTCGGCCTCGAGAACTGGCAGCGCACCCACCGCTTCTGCTCCCGCTGCGGCGAGCGCACCGTCATCGCCGCCGCCGGGCACATCCGGCGCTGCCCGGCCTGCGGTGCCGAGCACTACCCGCGCACCGACCCGGCGGTGATCATGGCGGTCACCGACGGCCAGGACCGCATCCTGCTCGGCCGCCAGGTGCACTGGCCCGAGGGCCGCTTCTCCACGCTGGCCGGGTTCGTCGAGCCCGGCGAGTCCATCGAGCAGTCGGTGCGCCGCGAAGTCTTCGAGGAGGCGGGCATCACGGTCGGCGAGGTCGAGTACGTCGCCAGCCAGCCCTGGCCGTTCCCGTCCAGCCTGATGCTGGGCTTCTTCGCGCACGCCACCTCCACCGAGATCGACGCCGACGGCGAGGAGATCGAGGAGGCCCGCTGGTTCTCCCGCGACGAGCTGGGCGCCGCCTTCGAGTCCGGCGAGGTGCTGCCGCCCTACGGCATCTCCATCGCCGCCCGGCTGATCGAGATGTGGTACGGCAAGCCGCTGCCGACCCGCAGCGCCTTCTAG
- a CDS encoding ATP-dependent DNA helicase UvrD2, producing the protein MPAAPAAVTPAALKRLSGPACGQPTRRSRATWQHGHVTAATPSPLFPRTPDSADAVLEGLDPEQREVATALHGPVCVLAGAGTGKTRAITHRIAYGVRSGLLQPSSVLAVTFTNRAAGEMRGRLRQLGAQGVQARTFHSAALRQLQYFWPKAIGGGLPRLVDRKIQLVADAAAACGLRLDRGELRDATAEIEWCKVTQTVPADYPYAAVKAGRETPRDPAEISHLYAAYESLKSDRSVIDFEDVLLLTVAVLQDRQDIAEQVRAQYQHFVVDEYQDVSPLQQRLLELWLGDRDSLCVVGDASQTIYSFTGATPDHLLDFRLRHPGATVVKLVRDYRSTPQVVRLANGLLAQAHGRAADHRLELVSQRTQGPEPVYTEYTDEPAEAEGAARRIRELIAAGTPAAEIAVLFRTNSQSETYEQALADAGVPYQLRGAERFFDRPEVRKAGVALRAAARFGGNDSLLDEAVDLPSQVRAVLSGEGWSSEPPAGSGAVRERWESLAALVALAHDFAAAHPGATLSDLVAELDERATAQHAPTVQGVTLASLHAAKGLEWDAVFLVGVAEGMLPITYAKTDEQIEEERRLLYVGVTRARERLHLSWSLARSPGGRAGRKPSRFLDGLRPGSTATVGRAATGTGGVERGTLGGLPAAPRRAQRSPARCRVCGRTLTDAGEMKLMRCEDCPSDMDEGLYERLREWRAVEAGLSGQPDFCVFTDRTLMAIAENRPDCAAELSRIPGVLDRKLRRYGTDVLAICAGQEAGTDPVEAAGTTDRNSSRK; encoded by the coding sequence ATGCCCGCCGCACCGGCCGCTGTGACACCCGCCGCATTAAAACGACTATCGGGGCCCGCCTGTGGACAACCGACGCGTCGGTCCCGGGCGACCTGGCAGCATGGCCATGTGACAGCAGCAACGCCCTCCCCTCTCTTCCCGCGGACCCCGGACTCGGCCGACGCGGTGCTCGAAGGGCTCGACCCCGAGCAGCGCGAGGTCGCCACCGCCCTGCACGGGCCGGTGTGCGTCCTGGCCGGAGCGGGCACGGGCAAGACCCGCGCGATCACCCACCGCATCGCGTACGGGGTGCGCTCTGGCCTGCTCCAGCCCTCCAGTGTGCTCGCCGTCACCTTCACCAACCGGGCCGCGGGCGAGATGCGCGGCCGGCTCCGCCAGCTCGGCGCCCAGGGCGTGCAGGCCCGCACCTTCCACTCCGCCGCGCTCCGCCAGCTCCAGTACTTCTGGCCGAAAGCGATCGGCGGCGGACTGCCCCGGCTGGTCGACCGCAAGATCCAGCTGGTCGCCGACGCGGCCGCCGCCTGCGGTCTCCGCCTGGACCGGGGCGAGCTGCGGGACGCCACCGCCGAGATCGAGTGGTGCAAGGTCACCCAGACCGTCCCCGCCGACTACCCGTACGCGGCCGTGAAGGCGGGCCGCGAGACCCCGCGCGACCCGGCCGAGATCTCCCACCTCTACGCGGCCTACGAGAGCCTCAAGAGCGACCGCTCCGTCATCGACTTCGAGGACGTGCTGCTGCTCACCGTCGCCGTCCTCCAGGACCGCCAGGACATCGCCGAGCAGGTACGCGCCCAGTACCAGCACTTCGTGGTGGACGAGTACCAGGACGTCAGCCCGCTCCAGCAGCGGCTGCTCGAACTCTGGCTCGGCGACCGCGACAGCCTGTGCGTGGTCGGCGACGCCAGCCAGACCATCTACTCGTTCACGGGTGCAACCCCCGACCATCTCCTCGACTTCCGGCTCCGCCACCCCGGGGCCACCGTGGTCAAGCTGGTCCGGGACTACCGCTCCACCCCCCAGGTGGTCCGCCTGGCCAACGGCCTGCTCGCCCAGGCCCACGGCCGCGCCGCCGACCACCGGCTGGAACTGGTCTCCCAGCGCACCCAGGGCCCCGAACCCGTCTACACCGAGTACACCGACGAGCCCGCCGAGGCCGAGGGCGCCGCCCGCCGCATCCGCGAGCTGATCGCCGCCGGGACCCCGGCCGCCGAGATCGCCGTCCTGTTCCGCACCAACTCGCAGTCCGAGACCTACGAACAGGCCCTCGCCGACGCCGGCGTCCCCTACCAGCTGCGCGGCGCCGAGCGCTTCTTCGACCGGCCCGAGGTGCGCAAGGCGGGCGTGGCCCTGCGCGCCGCCGCCCGCTTCGGCGGCAACGACTCCCTGCTGGACGAGGCGGTCGACCTGCCCTCCCAGGTCCGCGCCGTGCTCTCCGGCGAGGGCTGGAGCAGCGAACCCCCGGCCGGCTCCGGCGCCGTCCGCGAACGCTGGGAGTCGCTGGCCGCGCTGGTCGCCCTCGCCCACGACTTCGCCGCCGCCCATCCGGGGGCCACCCTGAGCGACCTGGTCGCGGAGCTGGACGAGCGGGCCACCGCCCAGCACGCCCCGACCGTCCAGGGCGTCACCCTCGCCTCGCTGCACGCCGCCAAGGGCCTGGAGTGGGACGCCGTCTTCCTGGTCGGTGTCGCCGAGGGCATGCTGCCGATCACCTACGCCAAGACCGACGAACAGATCGAGGAGGAGCGCCGCCTCCTCTACGTCGGCGTCACCCGCGCGCGCGAACGGCTCCACCTCTCCTGGTCGCTCGCCCGCTCGCCCGGCGGCCGGGCGGGCCGCAAGCCGAGCCGCTTCCTCGACGGACTGCGCCCCGGCTCCACCGCCACCGTCGGCCGCGCCGCGACCGGCACCGGCGGCGTCGAGCGCGGCACCCTCGGCGGCCTCCCGGCCGCGCCCCGGCGCGCCCAGCGCTCCCCGGCCCGCTGCCGGGTCTGCGGGCGCACCCTCACCGACGCCGGCGAGATGAAACTGATGCGCTGCGAGGACTGCCCCTCCGACATGGACGAGGGCCTGTACGAGCGGCTGCGGGAGTGGCGGGCGGTGGAGGCGGGGCTGAGCGGACAGCCGGACTTCTGCGTCTTCACCGACCGGACCCTGATGGCCATCGCCGAGAACCGTCCCGACTGCGCGGCCGAACTCTCCCGCATCCCCGGCGTCCTGGACCGCAAGCTGCGCCGCTACGGCACCGACGTACTGGCCATCTGCGCAGGCCAGGAGGCCGGAACCGACCCGGTGGAAGCGGCCGGGACGACTGATCGGAACTCGTCGCGAAAATAG
- a CDS encoding mycoredoxin: protein MQGTVTMYSTTWCGYCRRLKGQLDREGIPFTEINIEHDPESATFVEKANDGNQTVPTVRVVPAGGGSEVVMTNPSLAQVKQALGA, encoded by the coding sequence ATGCAGGGCACTGTGACGATGTACAGCACGACGTGGTGCGGTTACTGCCGCCGGCTGAAGGGCCAGCTCGACCGGGAGGGCATCCCCTTCACCGAGATCAACATCGAGCACGACCCGGAGTCGGCCACGTTCGTGGAGAAGGCCAACGACGGCAACCAGACGGTGCCGACCGTGCGCGTCGTGCCCGCCGGCGGTGGCTCCGAGGTCGTCATGACCAACCCGAGCCTCGCCCAGGTGAAGCAGGCGCTCGGCGCCTGA